In the genome of Apostichopus japonicus isolate 1M-3 chromosome 15, ASM3797524v1, whole genome shotgun sequence, one region contains:
- the LOC139980498 gene encoding uncharacterized protein isoform X1, which produces MRVDYLDLALSCLLLLSAVEFCKGSDVTPHVDARDLSCPEDNQHSLPRSDDRPFIIYLSIEDSYHLNVDPICRLAVRVPQVINMYQVMRLAQYQHGTRFNFSARSDDQLGFVMQSINGKWARTRIIDWLLFDVNTGNQITKSITEVFMEDRKSYSWVYTRSSNNMDTYTGGCGSGSRSNYIRPSSQPIQQTMLYLSVQFWSDVWPLCKIPVLVLDQSRVNLNDLMLEAKRQYKHLFVYQKYDNYQIYDINDLHSNGVYFWKAEIADSNAELDKTLYLVPLEDGQHVIWRFINDEGEPRYKTLEPGVTVKVTPAVVESENTVGAPNAETHTGSDSTNLSSVVRATLLPWLVMSCLGFLLSL; this is translated from the exons ATGAGGGTGGATTACCTGGACTTAGCACTATCGTGTTTACTTTTACTTTCTGCGGTCGAGTTCTGTAAGGGTAGCGACGTTACACCTCATGTGGATG CTAGGGATTTGTCTTGTCCCGAAGACAACCAACACTCACTACCAAGAAGCGATGACAGACCTTTCATCATTTATCTGTCGATAGAGGATAGCTACCACTTAAATGTTGATCCAATATGCAGATTAGCAGTGAGGGTGCCACAGGTCATCAATATGTACCAGGTTATGCGATTAGCGCAATACCAACACGGGACAAGGTTCAA TTTTTCCGCTCGATCAGACGACCAATTAGGTTTTGTAATGCAATCCATTAACGGCAAATGGGCGAGGACACGTATAATAGATTGGCTATTGTTTGACGTCAACACAGGAAACCAAATAACGAAAT CGATCACTGAAGTGTTCATGGAAGACAGAAAATCTTATTCTTGGGTTTACACTCGATCATCAAACAACATGGATACCTACACAG GTGGTTGCGGCAGTGGGTCTCGTTCTAACTACATCAGACCATCCTCTCAACCAATACAACAAACCATGCTGTACCTTTCTGTCCAGTTTTGGTCGGACGTCTGGCCTCTTTGCAAAATTCCGGTCTTAGTTTTAGATCAATCTCGGGTTAATTTGAACGATCTTATGTTAGAAGCCAAACGACAGTACAAACATTTGTTCGT ATACCAAAAATACGACAACTACCAAATTTATGATATCAACGATTTACATAGCAACGGTGTCTACTTTTGGAAAGCTGAAATAGCAGATTCGAATGCAGAACTCGATAAAA CTTTATATCTTGTCCCACTGGAAGATGGTCAACATGTGATATGGCGATTCATAAACGATGAAGGTGAACCTCGATACAAGACCCTTGAACCGGGAGTGACCGTTAAAGTAACCCCGGCTGTCGTCGAAAGCGAAAACACTGTCGGTGCACCAAACGCAGAGACACACACAGGGAGTGATTCCACGAACTTATCTAGTGTTGTGCGTGCGACATTGTTACCATGGCTTGTGATGTCATGTCTAGGATTTCTACTTTCTCTTTAA
- the LOC139980498 gene encoding uncharacterized protein isoform X2 — protein sequence MRQLRELCFMYGVFSQIIFVRCYVARDLSCPEDNQHSLPRSDDRPFIIYLSIEDSYHLNVDPICRLAVRVPQVINMYQVMRLAQYQHGTRFNFSARSDDQLGFVMQSINGKWARTRIIDWLLFDVNTGNQITKSITEVFMEDRKSYSWVYTRSSNNMDTYTGGCGSGSRSNYIRPSSQPIQQTMLYLSVQFWSDVWPLCKIPVLVLDQSRVNLNDLMLEAKRQYKHLFVYQKYDNYQIYDINDLHSNGVYFWKAEIADSNAELDKTLYLVPLEDGQHVIWRFINDEGEPRYKTLEPGVTVKVTPAVVESENTVGAPNAETHTGSDSTNLSSVVRATLLPWLVMSCLGFLLSL from the exons ATGCGACAGCTTCGAGAATTGTGTTTTATGTATGGAGTGTTTTCACAGATTATATTTGTACGGTGTTACGTAG CTAGGGATTTGTCTTGTCCCGAAGACAACCAACACTCACTACCAAGAAGCGATGACAGACCTTTCATCATTTATCTGTCGATAGAGGATAGCTACCACTTAAATGTTGATCCAATATGCAGATTAGCAGTGAGGGTGCCACAGGTCATCAATATGTACCAGGTTATGCGATTAGCGCAATACCAACACGGGACAAGGTTCAA TTTTTCCGCTCGATCAGACGACCAATTAGGTTTTGTAATGCAATCCATTAACGGCAAATGGGCGAGGACACGTATAATAGATTGGCTATTGTTTGACGTCAACACAGGAAACCAAATAACGAAAT CGATCACTGAAGTGTTCATGGAAGACAGAAAATCTTATTCTTGGGTTTACACTCGATCATCAAACAACATGGATACCTACACAG GTGGTTGCGGCAGTGGGTCTCGTTCTAACTACATCAGACCATCCTCTCAACCAATACAACAAACCATGCTGTACCTTTCTGTCCAGTTTTGGTCGGACGTCTGGCCTCTTTGCAAAATTCCGGTCTTAGTTTTAGATCAATCTCGGGTTAATTTGAACGATCTTATGTTAGAAGCCAAACGACAGTACAAACATTTGTTCGT ATACCAAAAATACGACAACTACCAAATTTATGATATCAACGATTTACATAGCAACGGTGTCTACTTTTGGAAAGCTGAAATAGCAGATTCGAATGCAGAACTCGATAAAA CTTTATATCTTGTCCCACTGGAAGATGGTCAACATGTGATATGGCGATTCATAAACGATGAAGGTGAACCTCGATACAAGACCCTTGAACCGGGAGTGACCGTTAAAGTAACCCCGGCTGTCGTCGAAAGCGAAAACACTGTCGGTGCACCAAACGCAGAGACACACACAGGGAGTGATTCCACGAACTTATCTAGTGTTGTGCGTGCGACATTGTTACCATGGCTTGTGATGTCATGTCTAGGATTTCTACTTTCTCTTTAA